The window CACCGGCTATCCCCCGTCGAGTCCATCGATTGCGCTCCTCAAGGACGGGAAGCTCGTGTACATGATGGAGCGCTGGCAGATCGAGAGTCGATCGGCGGACGCCATTGCCGCCGATCTCGCGACGGCATTCCAGACGTTCTGCGCCACGTCACCCGCCTGATCGACGGTCCGTGCGTGGCGCCACGGTTACGCTACTCGCGGATCGCAGGACTGAAGGGGCGTTGGAGGTGGCCAGGACGCTGTCCGCGCGCCTCAGGGCGGCCGAGACGGGCAGTACGGTTGTCCTGATCGCCGACCCGGCCTTTCGGCCGCGGGCTCGTGGTGGAGCCACACGCGACCCGGGCGAGATCGTCGGGCCTGCCACCGTCCCCGCGCTCCTGGGGCGGCTCCCCAGGCAGGGATACGTACTCCTGGCCTTCCTGGGGCCCGTCCGGCAGCAGGTGGTCGCCGCCCTCGATCGATCAGCCCTGGTGGTCCTGTTCACGGACGTGGCGGTGGCCTCACTGCGTGCGGCGCAGCGCACCCTGCGCCTGCTGGTCGAGGTGGGCTACCCTGTGGACAAGGTCGCCGTCGTCGTGGTGACGGCGAATCCGCAGGCCCCGATCGATCACAGCGCCCTCCGCAGCGCCCTGCGTCGTGACGTCGAACAGGTCCTGCCGCGGCTCATCGTGAGCGACGAGGACGCCGCGGCCTACGACGCCCTCGTCGCCCGCATTCGGGGTGCCTAACGCGCCACGCGCACCCAGTGCAGTACTTCGCGCAGGCTCGGCTTCTTGCCGTACATCAACACTCCGGTCCGGTAGATGCGCGCCGCGAGCCACATCGCGCCGAGGCAGGTGAGCAGCAGGAGTGCCAGGGACGCGACCAGCTCGAGTGGACTCACCGTGGTCAGGCTCATGCGCACCGGCATGAGGATCGGGGCGGAAAACGGGATCAGGGAGACCGTGCGGGCCAGCGACCCATTCGGCGCAAACAACACCGGCGGCAGCAACAACAGGCTCGGGATGATGAGCATGACGAGCGGTGTCGCGACCTGCTGGGCATCCTGCGTGCTCGACACCATGGAGCCGGCGGCGGCGAACAGGGTCGCGAACAAGGTGTAGCCGAGTATAAAGAAGCAGAGAAAGAGCAGCGCCGTCCCGAACGAGACCGACGGGAGCTGGAACGAGGGCATCCCGGCGTTCAATCCGAGCGCGGCCTCGATGGGCTTGCGGAAGTTCATGAGGGTGAGCGCCGAACCCACCCAGACGAGTTGCTGGGTCATGCCGACCGCGCCAACCCCAAGCACCTTTCCGGCCAGGAGTTTGTCCGGCGGGATGGCCGCCACCACGACTTCAGCCACGCGTTGGGACTTCTCCTCGATGACCCCCATCATGATGGCCTGGCCGTAGAGCATGATGCTCATGTACAGCAGCAGGGCGATGCCGTACGCGAGGGCCATCGCCCCCTCGCCGGCACCACCGCGTCCCCGTTCCCCCAGGCGCTGGGCGTCCATCTTGAGGTCCAGCCGGGAGAGCAACCGGATGCGCTGCGCGTCCAGCCCCTCAGCCTCGAACCGGCGACCCAGGACGGCCTGTTTCACCGCTTCTTCCAGGCGTCGCATGTCCGGGACCGTGGAGGCGTTGCGCCCGGCATACCGGGAACGCTCCCCGGTGGCCGTGAGCGCGTCGAGCACCAGGTACCCCTCGCGGGCCTTGCCCATGACCGCGCGCGTCGCGGTGGATTCCGCTTCGGCAAGTTTGTCACTCGTCACCAGCTCGACCGCCGGTGGCGCGCCAAACGCGGCGAGGTGGTCGGCGACCCGCTGGCCGAGGCCGACCTCGCTGGCGTCCAGGATCACGATGTTCCCGGCGTCCGTCGATGGCTGCGTCTTCGTGGCGAGCCAGGCCGGCAGGAACATCAGCACCGCCATGAGCAGCGGACCAAACACGGTGGCGAAGATGAACCACTTCGACCGGACGCGCTCGAGGTACTCGCGCTTGATGACCGCAAAGACCT is drawn from Gemmatimonadota bacterium and contains these coding sequences:
- a CDS encoding ABC transporter permease encodes the protein MDKVFAVIKREYLERVRSKWFIFATVFGPLLMAVLMFLPAWLATKTQPSTDAGNIVILDASEVGLGQRVADHLAAFGAPPAVELVTSDKLAEAESTATRAVMGKAREGYLVLDALTATGERSRYAGRNASTVPDMRRLEEAVKQAVLGRRFEAEGLDAQRIRLLSRLDLKMDAQRLGERGRGGAGEGAMALAYGIALLLYMSIMLYGQAIMMGVIEEKSQRVAEVVVAAIPPDKLLAGKVLGVGAVGMTQQLVWVGSALTLMNFRKPIEAALGLNAGMPSFQLPSVSFGTALLFLCFFILGYTLFATLFAAAGSMVSSTQDAQQVATPLVMLIIPSLLLLPPVLFAPNGSLARTVSLIPFSAPILMPVRMSLTTVSPLELVASLALLLLTCLGAMWLAARIYRTGVLMYGKKPSLREVLHWVRVAR